The sequence GATCGCCGCGCAGGGCATGCGCAACTCCAACGTGCTCGCGATCGCGCCGACCGCGACGATCGCCAACATCATGGGCACGTCGCCGTGCATCGAGCCGACGTACAAGAACCTGTTCGCCAAGTCGAACCTCTCCGGGGACTTCGTGGTCGTCAACCCGTTCCTGGTGCGTGACCTGAAGGCCGCCGGGCTGTGGGACGCCGACATGGCGGAGCAGCTCAAGGCGCGCGAGGGCGACGTGAGCCAGATCGCCGGGGTGCCGGCCGAGCTGCGCGAGCGCTACCGCACGGCGTTCCAGATCGAGCCCGAGTGGCTCATCGACGCGGCGGCGCGGCGGCAGAAGTGGATCGACCAGTCGCAGTCGGTGAACCTGTTCCTCGCGGCACCCGACATGAAGGCGATGAGCCACATGTACCGCCGGGCGTGGCGTGCGGGGCTCAAGACCACGTACTACCTGCGCACGCTCGGGGCGTCGTCGATCGAGAAGGCGACCGTGGGCCGTCCGGCGGCGGTCGCCGAGCCGGTGCCGGTCACGGACGCGGCCGCGCTCGCGTGCTCGATCGAGGCGATGCGCAACGGGGAGGAGTGCGAAGCCTGCCAGTAGCGCACCGGCGACAGAGGACGTGACCGCGCCGCGTTCGCGGGCGATGAGAAGTTGCTCATGTTCGGCGGGTACGAATGACGTGTGCTCGAAGTCACCGCTGCCGGCTGGGCCATCACCCTCGGCCTGATCGCCGCCCTGTTCGTCCTCGACCTCATGATCTCCGGAGGCCGGCGCGCCCACGTCGTCGGCTTCCGGGAAGCGGTGGGCTGGTCGGTCTTCTACATCGGCGTGGCCGTCGGCTTCGGCATCGTGTTCGGCATCGTCGCCGGCTGGGAGTACGGCGCCGAGTACTTCGCGGGCTACGTCGTCGAGAAGAGCCTGTCCGTCGACAACCTGTTCGTGTTCGTCGTGATCATGAGCACGTTCGCGGTGCCGGCGGTCCACCAGCAGAAGGTGCTCACGATCGGGATCCTGCTGGCGCTGGTCCTGCGTGCGATCTTCATCGCGCTCGGGGCGGCGCTGCTCGCCGCGTTCAGCTTCATGTTCCTGATCTTCGGCGCGCTGCTGATCTTCACGGCCGTGCAGCTGTTCCGGCACCGCGAGCAGGACCCGAGCGTCGAGGACAACGCGCTGGTGACGTTCGCTCGCCGGCGGCTGCCGTTCACCGACCAGTACGACGAGGGCAAGCTGCGCACGCGGATCGACGGCCGGAAGGTGTTCACGCCGCTGTTCCTGGTCCTGCTGGCGATCGGCAGCACCGACATCCTGTTCGCGCTGGACTCGATCCCGGCGATCTTCGGCATCACCGAGGAGGCGTTCATCGTGTTCGCCGCGAACGCGTTCGCGCTGCTCGGGCTGCGCGCGCTGTTCTTCCTGGTGTCCGGGCTGCTGGACCGGCTCGTCTACCTCTCGACCGGCCTGTCGCTGATCCTGGCGTTCATCGGCGCGAAGCTGATCCTGCACTTCGGTCACTTGCAGAGCGACGACATCCCCGAGATCGAGACGTCCACGAGCCTGGTCGTGATCGTCGTCATCCTCGTCATCACGACCGTGGCGAGCCTGGTCAAGTCGCGGCGGGACCCGGACGCGCGCGCCCACGCCGGCTCGGTCCGCGATCAGTCCAAGCGCAACGAGACGCGCGGCTCCTGACCGTCCTCGAGCACCGTGGCGCTGCCGGTGCGGCGGGACCCGCCGATCCAGACGCCCACCGCTGCGCCGCCGCGGAGGTTGCGCCACCACGTCCGGCCGGGGCGGCTGCGGATCACCAGCGCGCCTGAGCCGTCCTCACGTGCGCTGACCGGCACGCGGAACACGCGCCCGGTGCCGCGACCACGCACCTCCAGCAGCACCGTGTGGCGCCCCGCGAGCGCGTGGCAGCGCGACCGCAGCAGCCGGTCGACGACCGGGTTCACGCAGCGTCGCATCAACATGTGCCGAGCGTACGCGGACCCACGCGTCCAGAACTGCGGGAAAGCCGCAGCCGGCCGCGGGGAGCTGCGGATTCCCGCCGGTCCGTGGGCGGCGATGTTCCTCCCATGAGCTCACGGGTGCAGCAGAAGGAGGCCGCGCGCAAGCGGCGGGAGGCGATCGAGGCCGAGGAACGGCGCGCCACGCAGCGGCGAGGCGCGCGCCGGCGGGTGGGGATCGTCGCGGCCGCCGCGATCGTGTTGACGGCGGGCGTCGTGACCGTGTCGCGCGTGTCCCAGGACGACGCGGTCGCGCAGCCGCAGGCGATCAGCGAGCGGTTCGCGGGCATCCCGCAGGACGGCATCCGGCTCGGATCGCCGTCGGCGCCCGTCACGCTCGTCGAGTTCGCCGACCTGCAGTGCCCGTTCTGCGGCGCCTACGCCCGCGACGTGCTGCCGACGGTCATCGAGCGCTACGTCCGTCCGGGCAAGCTCAAGCTGGAGCTGAACCTGCTCACGTTCGTCGGCGAGGACTCGGTCAAGGCCGGCCGGCTCGCGGCCGCGACCACCGACCAGGACCGCTTCTGGGGGTTCACCGACGCGTTCTTCGCCGCGCAGGGCCAGGAGAACACGGGCTACGTCAGCGACGACTTCCTGAAGGCGGCGGCAGCCGCCGCGGGCGCCGACCACGACGCCGCGGCGGACGACGACGCCACCGCCGACCGCGTGCTCAAGCAGGCGCAGACCGCGGCCGACCGGCTCGGGGTGAGCTCCACGCCCACGTTCTTCCTCCGCCGCGGCCACGACGAGACCCCGTTGAAGATCGACGACCTGGAGCCGGAGGCGTTCACGGCCGCGCTCGACGAGGCCCTGCGATGAGGATCGCGACCGCGGTGCTCGCCACGATCGGCGTGGCCGTCGCGGGCTACCTCACGTGGGTGCACTACGCGGGCCTGGAGCCGTTCTGCGTCGGCGGCGGTGGCGGCTGCGAGCGCGTGCAGAGCTCCGAGTACGCCGCGCTGTTCGGCATCCCGGTCGCGGTGCTCGGCCTCGGCGGCTATCTGGCGCTGCTCGCCACGCTGGCGCTGCCGGAGGAGCTCTCACGGATGGCGGCCGGCTTCGTCGCGCTCACGGGCGC comes from Solirubrobacter pauli and encodes:
- a CDS encoding TerC/Alx family metal homeostasis membrane protein, encoding MLEVTAAGWAITLGLIAALFVLDLMISGGRRAHVVGFREAVGWSVFYIGVAVGFGIVFGIVAGWEYGAEYFAGYVVEKSLSVDNLFVFVVIMSTFAVPAVHQQKVLTIGILLALVLRAIFIALGAALLAAFSFMFLIFGALLIFTAVQLFRHREQDPSVEDNALVTFARRRLPFTDQYDEGKLRTRIDGRKVFTPLFLVLLAIGSTDILFALDSIPAIFGITEEAFIVFAANAFALLGLRALFFLVSGLLDRLVYLSTGLSLILAFIGAKLILHFGHLQSDDIPEIETSTSLVVIVVILVITTVASLVKSRRDPDARAHAGSVRDQSKRNETRGS
- a CDS encoding nitroreductase/quinone reductase family protein, which gives rise to MLMRRCVNPVVDRLLRSRCHALAGRHTVLLEVRGRGTGRVFRVPVSAREDGSGALVIRSRPGRTWWRNLRGGAAVGVWIGGSRRTGSATVLEDGQEPRVSLRLD
- a CDS encoding DsbA family protein, yielding MSSRVQQKEAARKRREAIEAEERRATQRRGARRRVGIVAAAAIVLTAGVVTVSRVSQDDAVAQPQAISERFAGIPQDGIRLGSPSAPVTLVEFADLQCPFCGAYARDVLPTVIERYVRPGKLKLELNLLTFVGEDSVKAGRLAAATTDQDRFWGFTDAFFAAQGQENTGYVSDDFLKAAAAAAGADHDAAADDDATADRVLKQAQTAADRLGVSSTPTFFLRRGHDETPLKIDDLEPEAFTAALDEALR
- a CDS encoding vitamin K epoxide reductase family protein, whose product is MRIATAVLATIGVAVAGYLTWVHYAGLEPFCVGGGGGCERVQSSEYAALFGIPVAVLGLGGYLALLATLALPEELSRMAAGFVALTGAAFSLYLTYVEIAEIQAICQWCVVSAVLMLALAGVSGARLSSPAPSA